One Plectropomus leopardus isolate mb chromosome 1, YSFRI_Pleo_2.0, whole genome shotgun sequence DNA segment encodes these proteins:
- the ano5b gene encoding anoctamin-5b, producing MRRITGKAKDETLIELQSATDSQTADENGGSGLNSLSETATLPGHTETDKLQPNKDTVFFRDGVRRIDFVLSYVDDKDGEKKQERRREFEANLEKAGLQLETEDKSDSKDQKTYFLKIHAPWDVLATYADVLKIKVPFKPSDIPHGQDVPLEWLSHPFRLPEHVMHPQPDYFTHAFDKNKTDFFLITDKDTFFPPSTRNRIVFYILARCPYYKEGQKEKDKTGIKRLLSNGTYTAAFPLHDCRYWKRARNAECESERYNLYKHWARFLCFYKEQPLNLIKKYYGEKIGIYFAWLGFYTEMLFFAAVMGLICFTYGVLSYDDNVSSKEICNADIGGTIVMCPLCDKKCPFWKLNSTCLSSWQSHLFDNEGTVFFAIFMGIWVTLFLEFWKRRQARLEYEWDLVDFEEEQQQLQIRPEFEIRCTNRRLNKITQEMEPYLPITSKCARFCLSGATVLFWICLIIACITGVIAYRLAVYAAFASIIKDPMRKIQVVGRFITPQLATSVTASCINFVIIMILNFFYERVAVWITDMEIPKTHLEYENRLTMKMFLFQFVNYYSSCFYVAFFKGKFVGHPGKYTYMFGNSSTLRNEECDPGGCLIELTTQLVIVMAGKQLWGNIQEALLPLMRNWWSGRKGRHHPENHYSRWEQDHVLLNFSQLGLFYEYLEMVVQFGFITLFVASFPLAPLLALFNNILEIRVDAWKFTTQFRRPVASKARNIGAWQEILNTVAILSVVTNAFIMAFTSDMIPRLVFLYAYGEDKSMRGYVNNSLSVYKISQIFEHNMPEERANWFENSTTTCRYRDYRYPPGHEKEYTHTMQFWHILAAKMAFIIIMEHVVFVVKFFVAWMIPDVPSDVKARIKRERYLIQEYLHNYEVEKLKLQLSATFVTDPQSEMSLMMDKHEVLSECL from the exons ACCGACAAGCTACAACCAAACAAAGACACCGTGTTCTTCAGGGACGGAGTTCGGAGGATAGACTTTGTGTTATCTTATGTAGATGACaaagatggagaaaagaaaCAG gagaggaggagggagtttGAGGCCAACCTTGAGAAAGCCGGACTGCAGCTGGAGACAGAGGACAAATCA GACTctaaagaccaaaaaacatatttcttgaAGATCCATGCCCCGTGGGATGTACTGGCCACTTATGCGGATGTGTTAAAGATCAAAGTTCCCTTCAAGCCGAGTGATATCCCCCACGGTCAGGACGTCCCACTGGAGTGGCTCTCGCATCCTTTCCGCCTGCCAGAGCACGTCATGCACCCACAACCTGACTACTTTACACACGCCTTCGACAAAAACAAgactgacttttttctcatcacTGACAAGGACACCTTCTTCCCGCCTTCCACAAGAAACAGGATT GTGTTCTATATCCTGGCTCGTTGTCCGTACTACAAagagggacagaaagaaaaagacaagacgGGAATCAAGAGACTACTCAGCAATGGGACGTACACAGCAGCCTTTCCACTACATGAT tGTCGATACTGGAAAAGGGCAAGAAATGCTGAGTGTGAGAGTGAACGCTACAACTTGTACAAACACTGGGCCCGTTTTCTCTGCTTTTACAAAGAGCAGCCTCTCAACCTCATCAA GAAGTACTACGGGGAGAAGATTGGGATCTACTTTGCCTGGTTGGGCTTCTACACAGAGATGCTGTTCTTTGCAGCCGTCATGGGCCTCATATGTTTCACCTATGGAGTGCTCAGTTATGATGACAATGTGTCGAG cAAAGAAATATGTAATGCAGATATTGGAGGCACTATTGTGATGTGTCCACTTTGCGACAAAAAGTGCCCTTTCTGGAAACTCAACTCTACGTGTCTCTCATCCTGG CAATCCCATCTGTTTGATAATGAGGGAACCGTCTTCTTTGCCATATTTATGGGGATTTGGG TAACTCtatttttggagttttggaAGAGACGCCAAGCCCGGCTGGAGTACGAGTGGGACTTGGTTGACTTCGAGGAGGAACAGCAACAGCTTCAAATCCGACCTGAGTTTGAGATCCGCTGCACTAACAGGAGACTCAACAAGATCACCCAG GAAATGGAGCCATATCTCCCCATCACCAGCAAGTGTGCTCGCTTCTGCCTGTCGGGTGCCACCGTTTTATTCTGG ATTTGTCTGATCATCGCCTGTATTACTGGAGTCATAGCGTACAGACTGGCCGTGTATGCTGCCTTTGCAAGTATCATTAAAGACCCTATGAGGAAGATCCAGGTGGTGGGCAGGTTCATCACTCCACAGCTGGCCACCTCTGTCACTGCCTCCTGCATCAACTTTGTCATCATCATGATCCTCAACTTCTTCTATGAGAGGGTGGCCGTTTGGATCACTGATATGg AAATCCCAAAGACTCACCTCGAGTACGAGAACAGGTTGACCATGAAGATGTTTCTCTTCCAGTTTGTCAACTATTACTCATCGTGCTTCTATGTGGCCTTCTTCAAGGGCAAATTTGTGGGTCATCCTGGCAAGTACACGTACATGTTTGGCAATTCCAGCACACTGAGGAATGAGGAG TGTGATCCTGGAGGCTGTCTGATTGAGCTGACCACACAGCTGGTGATTGTTATGGCAGGAAAACAACTCTGGGGGAACATTCAGGAAGCTCTGCTGCC GTTGATGCGTAACTGGTGGAGTGGCAGAAAAGGACGGCACCATCCTGAGAACCATTACAGCCGCTGGGAGCAGGACCATGTCCTGCTGAACTTCAGCCAGCTGGGATTGTTTTATGAGTACCTGGAGATGG TGGTCCAGTTTGGTTTCATCACTTTGTTTGTGGCCTCTTTCCCCTTGGCTCCGCTCCTGGCTCTGTTCAACAACATCCTGGAAATCAGGGTGGACGCTTGGAAATTCACCACCCAGTTTAGACGTCCCGTGGCGTCCAAGGCCCGAAACATCGGAGCGTGGCAGGAAATCCTCAACACAGTGGCCATTTTGTCTGTTGTCACCAAC GCTTTCATAATGGCGTTCACCTCAGACATGATCCCCCGTCTGGTCTTCCTGTATGCCTACGGTGAAGATAAAAGCATGAGAGGCTACGTCAACAACAGCCTGTCAGTGTACAAAATCTCTCAGATATTTGAGCACAACATGCCCGAGGAACGAGCCAACTGGTTTGAAAACTCGACGACCACCTGCAG aTATCGTGACTACCGCTACCCTCCAGGCCATGAGAAGGAGTACACTCACACCATGCAATTCTGGCACATCCTGGCAGCCAAAATggccttcatcatcatcatggaA CATGTGGTCTTTGTGGTGAAGTTCTTTGTGGCGTGGATGATCCCAGACGTCCCATCAGATGTGAAGGCTCGGATTAAACGAGAACGCTACCTGATTCAGGAGTACCTGCATAACTACGAGGTAGAGAAGCTCAAACTCCAGCTGAGTGCCACTTTCGTCACAGATCCACAGTCAGAGATGTCCTTGATGATGGACAAGCATGAGGTGTTGTCTGAGTGCCTGTAG